The region CGGCCGCGCTGCCGTGCTCGGTCCGGAACTCGACGTCGCCTCCCCGGCCGCCCAGCAGGTCGGTGAGCCGATCGTCCCGGTCCACGCGGCCGAACCAGTGCAACCGGCCGTCGTGGGGCTCGTGCTGGACCAGGATCCGGACCCGGACCGGCACCTCCTCGCCGCTCAGCGTCAGGGTCGCGGCGCCGGTGTAACCCTCTTCGTCGTGGTCGTGCTCGGCCTGCTCTGCACGGGTCTCAGGCATGGTCTCTCTCCTTCTCGCAGGGGTCGGGCACGGCGCGGAGCGTGGGGTCGGGAGCCGGGGTGCCGGGCGCCGGGGTGCCGGGAGCTGGGGTGCCGCGACCCGGGGCCGCGGCCGCGAGCACGCCGCCCAGTCCGCCCCAGATGAGCGTGGTCAGGTAGCTGGTCAGCGCGGCGCGGCTCATCGTGCGGCGTTCGAGCCACCAGTCGCCGGCGTTCTTCACCATCCCGACGAGGCCGAGCGCCCACACCTCGGCGCCGCCGGAGTCCAGGCCCGCCGCGCGCAGGCGCTCACCGATCAGGATCGAGAGCAGCCGGGCGATCCGTTCCTGCACGTCCTCGACGATCTCGCTGCCGGCCTCGCGCTCGGCGGTGTTGTGCACGACGAAGTGCCAGAGCTCCGGCTCGTCCTCGATGCCCGCGAGGAACGCGTCGACGATGTGCGCGATCAGGGCGGCCTCGTCCGCCTCCGAGTCCGCGGCCTCCAGCGCCGTGAAGATGCGTTCCATCAGCAGCTCGGCGCTCTTCTCGCCGACCGCCCGCTGCAGGTCCGCGCGGTCCGCGAAGTGCCGGTAGAGCACGGGTTTGGTGATCCCGGCGCGCTTCGCGATGTCCGCGACGGAGACCCCCGCGCCGTGCTCGCGCACCGCGTCCATCGCCGCGTCGACCATCTCGGCGCGGCGTTCGGCCCGACGCTCGGTGTTGCGGACGGAGCGGTCGTTCCCCTTGACAGCTGGCGTGTCGTGCGGCACGTTACCAGTGGTAACAGTTACCGGCGGTAACAGCAAGCGCCGGTGGCCTTCGACGAGAGGAGAGCCGACGGTGTCTCATCCCAGATCCCGACGAGCGGTGGCCCCGGGCACCCGCGTGCTGATCACGGGAGCCGCGGGCGGGTTCGGTGCGCCGACCGTGCAGCGGCTGCGTGAGCAGGGTGCGAAGGTCGTGGGGCTGGACCGGGTCGCCGGGGACGGAATCGTCGCCTGCGACATCACCGACGAGGCCGCGGTCGATACGGCGGTGGCGACCGCGGTCGAGCAGCTCGGCGGCCTGGACGCGGTGGTGCACTACGCCGGCATCGGCACGCCGAACGACGCGGGCGGCCCGCTCGAGCCGGACGCCATGAAGGTCATCGACACGAACCTGCTCGGGGCGTGGCGGGTCACGGCCGCGGCGCTGCCCGCGCTGATGGCGGGCCGGGCGGACCGTGACGGTGCCAAGGGCCGGGTGGTGTTCGTGTCCAGCGAGCTCGCCTACCTGACGCTCCCGTTCGTCTCGGCCTACAGCGTCGCGAAGCGCGGGATGGCCGCCTACGCGGACGCCCTGCGCCTCGAGTACGGCACGGAGCTGCACGTCAGCACGGTGTACCCGGGCTACGTGCGGACGCCGATCCACGACGCCGGCCGCGAGGTCGGGCTCGCCCTGGAGGGGCAGGTCCGCCGCGAGGAGGTCGAGGACATCGTCGGCACGGTCGTCCGCGCGCTCGCGGCCC is a window of Pseudonocardia sp. T1-2H DNA encoding:
- a CDS encoding DUF4873 domain-containing protein, producing MPETRAEQAEHDHDEEGYTGAATLTLSGEEVPVRVRILVQHEPHDGRLHWFGRVDRDDRLTDLLGGRGGDVEFRTEHGSAAATIGDVDLWGRYRLSGSGRPPFPLDEPPTPEDD
- a CDS encoding TetR/AcrR family transcriptional regulator, giving the protein MPHDTPAVKGNDRSVRNTERRAERRAEMVDAAMDAVREHGAGVSVADIAKRAGITKPVLYRHFADRADLQRAVGEKSAELLMERIFTALEAADSEADEAALIAHIVDAFLAGIEDEPELWHFVVHNTAEREAGSEIVEDVQERIARLLSILIGERLRAAGLDSGGAEVWALGLVGMVKNAGDWWLERRTMSRAALTSYLTTLIWGGLGGVLAAAAPGRGTPAPGTPAPGTPAPDPTLRAVPDPCEKERDHA
- a CDS encoding SDR family NAD(P)-dependent oxidoreductase; the protein is MSHPRSRRAVAPGTRVLITGAAGGFGAPTVQRLREQGAKVVGLDRVAGDGIVACDITDEAAVDTAVATAVEQLGGLDAVVHYAGIGTPNDAGGPLEPDAMKVIDTNLLGAWRVTAAALPALMAGRADRDGAKGRVVFVSSELAYLTLPFVSAYSVAKRGMAAYADALRLEYGTELHVSTVYPGYVRTPIHDAGREVGLALEGQVRREEVEDIVGTVVRALAAPRPPRDTAGTRAGQLELWAGRHIPTIVGSGVVRRLRTQAATGHFDSSPVAAGLVRRLTGRDVPAVVQETAPSKERSTS